The nucleotide window CGCCGACCGGCGCCTCCGCGGCGGCCGTGCCGTGGGCGCGGCTGCGCGAGGTCGAGGTGCACCACGTCGACCTCGGCGCCGGCTACACCCCGGAGGACTGGACCGACGCGTTCGCGCTGCGGCTGCTGCGCGAGATCGTCGCCGGGTCCAAAGGCGACGACTTCGCCGTCGTGCTGCGACCGCACGGCGTGGAGCACCCGCTGAGCATCGGCGCCGGCGACGGCGCGCCGACGGTCGGCGGGCCGACCCGCTCGATCGCCGCGTGGCTCGCCGGCCGCGGCGACGGCGCCGACCTGACCGTCTCGCCCGACGGCGAGCTACCCCAGCCACCGAGGTGGAAGTGACAATGGCATACACCGGAGACGTCACACACGGCGGCGGTCCCGCGGTCCGCGAGCTAGCCGGCCTCACCGTCAAGAAGGTGTCGGTCGGCCCGATGGACAACAACGCGTACGTGCTGACCTGCCGCTCGGACGGCTCGCAGCTGCTGATCGACGCGGCGAACGACGCGGAGACGCTGTTGGAGCTGATCGGCCCGGCCGGGCTGGCGACGGTCGTGACGACACACCGCCACCCGGACCACACCGGCGCGCTGAAGGAGATCGTGAAGGCGACCGGCGCACGCTCGGTGGCCGGCGCCGACGACGCTGCGGCCATCCCCCTCGTGACCGACACGGTGAGCGACGGCGACACCATCGCTGTCGGTGACTGCACCCTCGAGGTCATCCACCTGGTCGGCCACACGCCGGGCTCGATCGTGCTGCTCTACCGCGAGCCGGGCGGCATCGCACACCTGTGGACCGGCGACAGCCTCTTCCCGGGCGGCCCCGGCGGAACCAGGAACCCGAAGGACTTCGCGAGCCTCATGGGCGACCTGGAGACCAAGATCTTCGGCCGGCTGCCCGACGACACCTGGTTCTATCCGGGCCACGGCAAGGACAGCACCATCGGCGCCGAGCGGCCGGCCATCCCCGAATGGCGCGCACGCGGCTGGTGACCGGGCGGTGCCTGACCGCCCGGGCGGTCAGGCACCGCCGAAGGTCTCGATCAGGATGTCCCGCTCGCCCTCGGTGAGGTTCGTCGCGATCAGCTTCTTCTCCATGCCGTGGAAGCGCTCGCCCAGCCGGTCGAGGTCGCCCTCCTCGGTCACGATGAACAGCGCCGAGCTCCCCTCGGTCACCTCGGTGCGGATCGTCTCCAGCTGCTGCTTGGTGATCCCGACGTCCTCGGTCGACTTGGCGAGGGCGCCGATCGCCGCGCCGGCGACGCCGCCGGCCACCGGGACGAAGAACAGCGCGCCGACCAGGACACCCCAGAACGCGCCCCAGCCCGCACCGCGCTTGTTCTCGTCGTGCGAGTGCTTGGTGGTCGGGTGCTCGGCGCCCTCCGGCCAGCTCACGACCGCGTGGTCGAGAATCTTGACCAGCCCGTCCCGCGCCGCGTCCCGCAGGACCAGAGCGGCCCGGTCGGCGCGCTCCGGACCGTCGAACTTCCACACCGTGAAAGTGGTCATAGTCCTACCCCTCGAGAATGGGAGGCGGCGTGGCCAGCGACGGCGCCTCCGGTCCGAT belongs to Amorphoplanes digitatis and includes:
- a CDS encoding DUF1269 domain-containing protein; translation: MTTFTVWKFDGPERADRAALVLRDAARDGLVKILDHAVVSWPEGAEHPTTKHSHDENKRGAGWGAFWGVLVGALFFVPVAGGVAGAAIGALAKSTEDVGITKQQLETIRTEVTEGSSALFIVTEEGDLDRLGERFHGMEKKLIATNLTEGERDILIETFGGA
- a CDS encoding MBL fold metallo-hydrolase — encoded protein: MAYTGDVTHGGGPAVRELAGLTVKKVSVGPMDNNAYVLTCRSDGSQLLIDAANDAETLLELIGPAGLATVVTTHRHPDHTGALKEIVKATGARSVAGADDAAAIPLVTDTVSDGDTIAVGDCTLEVIHLVGHTPGSIVLLYREPGGIAHLWTGDSLFPGGPGGTRNPKDFASLMGDLETKIFGRLPDDTWFYPGHGKDSTIGAERPAIPEWRARGW